AAAATAGCCAAACAGCTCTGCGCTAGGCGGCTGTGGCTGCTGCCAAAAGTCTTCAAGGCTGCCTTGGTCGGTGAGCCCCGTCAGATTGTAGATAGGGTCGCTTAGTGCGAACGTTGGGCAGTGTTTTTCAAGCGAAACGATACCCACCGTACTGTTAACGGTTACGTTGCCTTTGGCGTGCTTGAGCAGCGCGTTAAGGTCGCCAGACTCCAGGTAAACAATGCGCCCTTGCAAGCCGTAGTGATCAGCGAGCCGGCGGATGATTTTAGGATAGTTGGTGAGGCCCATATCCAGCGGATGATTCTTAATGCACAGCATCGCATCGCTGGGTGCATGCTGCGCAAATGAGCCCATAACATGCTCCATCACTGCCTGCATATCGGCGTAGGGTGAGTGGTAGCGAATCTGGGCATCGCTGTTTAATTGCAGCGGCAGCATAAAGTAGGGGCGGCCGCTCTCAATCAGTTGTTTGATACGCTGGGCGTCGCGTTTTTTCCAGAACTTCAGCTGGGTGAAGCGCTTGACGTAGCCTGCATACTCAACGGGTGCGCTAATTGGCGCATGATTGCGATAGCGGGGCGCGACCAGCGAGTTCGCCAGGCCAGCCAAGTGATAGCTAACGTCATGCATTGCGCGAATCTTAAAAGAAGATCGAAAGCGCACCGGGGTGGGTGGTTCGGGTAGCGCTTTGCCGGTCTCGTAAAACCAGCGTGGATCACGGGGCAACAGCGAATGGCCATTAACGCCTTCACGCTCTAAGGTAATCCAGAAGGGGCGAAAGTAGCCTTCTTCAAACACATGAGTACGTACGCCAGCTGCCGCCGCATTATCGACCGCGGGGCGATGAATGGGCCTACGGTCACCAAACATCACTTGGTCAGTAATGGCGTACTTTTGCCACAGTGCTTTGATATAACCAGGTAGCTCGTCTTCAGCGCCGCGAAAGAGGTGGCTTTCGCCATGGGTACGCTGCCAGTAGGCGATATCGCCTGCATTGAAGTTGACCTTTACAACGCGATGCCCGTCATTCACCAGGCGCTTGGCTAAGCGTGGGTAAAACGGTGAGCACACGCCTTGCAAAAATAAGAATGCACGCTTCGGATGCTTCAACTCAATGCCTTTTAATCAACAAGTTACGATAACAGCGGTAAAGATGCTGTTTCCATGTAGGGGTAGAATGTTGTGTTCTTGCCTGTTCCAACAGGCTAACGACCGTTTCAGCATTGCATAGCTGCCCGGACGCTGGGTCCACATAGCCGGGATACAAAATCAGCGTGCCTGCAACCAGCGCGTCCAATGAGAGCGTACGCGTGCGGCGTGGGCAGCTAAGCGAATCCTGTGTTAACCCCCAGCCAGCATAAAATGGCAGACCATACGTGCACACTTCACGCTTGCGCAGCAGTGCTTCAAATCCTGTTAAGGAACTCATCGTGTGAACGGCATCAACACGCTCTAATAACGCCGCGATATCGAGACCGCTGGCCTCTAGATCATACAGGCGTTTGGCATTGGTATCGAGTTTACCGATGCGCGCCCCGCTCAATACGTCAGGGTGGGCTTTATAAATAATAAAAGCGTCTGGGTGGGCGCTACGAACGGCGCTTAATAACCCGCTATTGGTGGTGATATGGGGTGAGCCTGTAGCAATAGAAGCATCGCTTTCCACCTGGCCGGGTACCAGAATCGTATAACGATCCTGAGGTAGATCAATGCCTGTTTGTCCGCGCACGTTGTATTTAGAGAGCTTGAGCGCCACGAGCCGTTCACGCAGTTGCTGGGCGCGAAGTAGTAGGTCATCGCTAAACGTGGTGTTGGTGAGCAGTGTCTCTAAGTCACTGGGTTGGCCGGGATCGTAATAGATACCCTGGGAGTCAATGACGAGAGACAGCGGCTGAGTTAAGTCAACTCCCAGGCCCACCGAGCGAATAAAACCATCTTCCATCCGCCATAATGTTTCCATGTGCTGGTCATATTGGCGTTTAAAGTTCGCATCAATGCGGCTTGACCAGACCAGTAGCCGCTTTGGATCTGGCTCAGTGGTTAGCGCACCAGGTAGCTTTGGCTGATACTCGACCTGAGCGGCGGTGCCTAGAAAATCGCCAATAAAGCGTCGCTTCCAGGATGAAAAGCCACAGGCTAACCATGCGCCTCGATAGCGTTCCTGCTGGCGCTTTTGATCGGTGATCAGGGCGATGGTTTCTTCCAGCGTGGCGGGCTGTTGGGTGTAAGGGTTAGCGTAGCGGCAGTAGCGCAAATAGGCCGCGGCAAACACTTCTGTCAGCGTACGCGCTTGGCGGCGTCGATGGCAGGGAATTTGATCAAGTGTTAATCCCCAGCCTGCGTAAAACGGTATGCCGAAACAGTTGACCTGCTTGCCCGCTAGTAGGGCTTCAAAGCCGAGTTGGCTGGTCACCACATAGACGTGGTCCACGTGATCAAAAAGCGCCCAGGGATTGAGATCTTCACTGATGACATGGCAACGAGGGTGCTCAGCAGCTTTTAGCAGGTGGCCTTGCTTCTTACCCGCGATGACGTCCGGATGAATTTTAACCAAAATCTCAGCATCGGGGTGCTCGCTCAAGGCCGCTTCAAGCATCTGCTCAAAGCTTTCAGCACTCGCGCCGCCATAATGAATGGACGCGTCGCCAGCGGTTTGATCAACAACCAATACACGCGCCTGGTTTGATGCCTGAATAGGGTGGTCCGCGGCGTGGTTATATTTGGATAGCCGATAGCGGGCAATCAACGCCATACAGCGCGTTGCTTGGTCTAGCTCTTCATCATCAAAGGTATCGGTGTTGAGCCAGTTTTCTAAGTCAGAGGGGCGCGAGGCATCGTAATAAATACCGGTATGGTCGACGACAAGACTATGTGGCTGAAAGCCATTAACACCCAGGCCTAGCGAACGTAGGAAGCCATCCTCTAGCGCAATATAGGGCAGTTGATGGCGCTGAGCATAACCACGAGCACGCACGCTGGTCTGCTTTAATCCCCAGCCGACCACCGCGTTTGGTTTCCGCTTCACTGGATTTATGCGTTCAAAACGATCAAATTCGGTCAGCAGGGCAGGCAGGGCACTAACCTTGCGAATGCCTGATGATGTGTAGCCTGCTGTTCGTTTCGCCATAAATTAAGGCCGCAGTGAGATGACAAAAGAGTAGGCGGGCGAACATACGTGAAATAGCGGTAGGTATCAATTCAGCAGTGCGGGTTGTGCATACTTCTGACCGTTGCCTGCCATGTAACGCTGAACGCGATTTTTAAATAGCAGTGAATCTCCGTATAACTTACATGTTTTAACGCGCGCCCAATGCTCTTTTTTGATAACCTCATGATGTGAATATAATTAATAATACTGAGGTTTTAGTTGCGGCGAATGAATGTGACCTATAGCAAGTTAATCCGATGCCATTAGTGCAGCGTTTAAAATTCAAGCGATTTCCTCGCTTTCATTCTTTAAAAGGTCGGCTTCTGCTGGGCTTGGCTTTTACCTGGCTTCTAGTCGTGACGTTAGTGCTTGGCATGGCTTGGCAAGCAGGCAAAGCGATGGTGCAAGAGACTAATATGGTTCATCTGCGCTACGAAGCTACGTTACTAGCTGATGAGGTCACCCAGCAAATAGAGTCGCGCTTTCAAGCGCTTAATTATTTAAGCGCCATCATTGGTAATCGCGATGATACGGAATGGTTAAACGCCCAACTGCGAGTAAACGACGCCCTAATCGCATGGTTTGAGGGTGTGATAGTGGCGGATTCAAGTGGACGCATAATAGCTGACTGGCCCGCCGTTAGTGGACGCATTGGGCTCGAAAGTGAGGAGCGTGAGTACTTTAGAATGGTTCGTGGTACTCGTCAGCCTTACGTCAGCGAACCCTTTATAGGGCGTGCGAGTGGCATTCAGATGGTGCTGGTAAGCGTTCCACGTCTCAATGCAGAGGGCGAATTCATCGGTTTGATTGGCGGCATTGTTAGCCTCAATTCTGGCGGTTTATTTGATCGTTTGTCAAAGGTGCGATTGGGCGAGAAAGGCTATGCAGGTGTCGCTACGGCTTCGGGCAAAATTTTATATCACCCAAATAAATCGCTGATTAATTCTTTTGTACCCAGTGCTTCATTTAATCCTTGGTTGGACTTGGCGCTGGATGGATGGGAGGGCGATAGCCTTGGAGTACTCGAAGATGGTCAAATGGCGCTGCAATCATACGCTCAAGTATGGCCGGCCAGCTGGATAGTGGGTATCTATTTACCCGTTGATCAGGCTCAGATCCCACTATCAGAGTTTATTTATCGGCTATGGTGGACGTGGTTGGTGCTCGTCATATTGATGATGCCATTGATGGGGTGGGTTCTCGCGCGCGTTTTGACACCACTGAAGCATTTAGAGGTGCAAATTGGTGAGGTGGGAGTAGGTGAGCGTGAGCAGGTTGCCCTAGCAACGAGCATGGAAGAGTTGCAGCAGGTTGCTTCCACTTTTAATCGGGTCGAAAGCGAGCGCCAGCAACTCGTCGAACATTTACAAGAGCGCCAAGCTTTTTTAGATTCTGTTCTCAATGCTACGCCTCAGGGAATGTTTATTACCAATTGTGATGGTGCTATCACCTATATGAACCCGGCATTGCTGGAAATGCTTGGCATTGATAGCGCCTTCCAAGTAGAGGAATTGTTGCAGCATATCCATAGCGAGGATCGTGCTGGCGCTAAAGACATGTGGCGGCATAGCTTGAAGAATGGCAGTGATTTCGTTAGGCAACTGCGCTTTAAGCGTAGTGACAGCGAAACGTATTGGCTGGATTTTCATGCGCGGGCGGTTGTGCTCAAGCTGGGTGGGCAGGCGCTAGGTTGGGTGGGTGTTGTTAAGAACATCACTGAACGTCGCGAAAGAGAAGCTATTCAGCGTTGGGAAGCCGAGCACGATCCACTGACCGGCCTATTGAACCGGCGAGGCTTTGAACGGCGTCTCGAAGAGGCTTTTGCTGAATTTAAAAAAACCAATACCTCTTCGGCATTGCTACTTTTTGATTTAGATCATTTTAAACCTATTAATGATCAAGGTGGCCATGCTCTGGGCGATGAAATGTTAAGGAGAGTCGCCCAAGTCGTGGTCTTGAAAGTCCGTCGTAGCGACCATGTGGCGCGCCAGGGCGGTGATGAGTTTGGTGTGCTGCTTTCTAAATGCACCCTATCGCAAGCAGAAAAAATTGCAGACACGTTGCGTCGCGCCGTTAGCGCTGTTTCGGTTATTCATGAAGGTAAGGAATACAGGGTGACAATGAGTATTGGCGTCACGACTTTTAATGAAAGCGATACGAACGAGGCTGATGTACTTGTTCGTGCCGATTTAGCCAGTTATGAGGCTAAAAATCTTGGCCGAGATAGTGTCGTGGTGAATGTTCCTACTAACGATCATAATTCCGCCGGGTGATGAGATTAATAGAGATAGCTTCGCTAAAACGCAGTCAAATGACATGTGATTCTGGCCACCAGTTTTCTACTGCCAATCGTTCATGGCTTCGCCAGTCGACAAATCATGCTTGGCAGTAGAGTATAAGCAGGTGCTTAATTGACCGAGATATTGTTGTGAACCTACTTGAACTGTTTGCCCGCACGCTTGATGTCACGCTGCCTGTTTTTGCAATGGTATTTGTTGGCTTGATGCTAAAACGGTTGAAGTGGATCGATAGTGCTTTTGTCTCGACGGCCTCTGCGCTGGTTTTTAAAGCAACACTCCCGACGCTAATTTTTATTAGCTTGATCAAGGCGGACTTGGGCGTTGCGCTGGACGTATCGCTCATGGTGTTCTTCGCTGCCGCCACCCTGGGCCAGTTTCTACTCAGCTGGCTGTGGGCGCATTACCGCGTGCCACGTCAAGAGCGCGGCATTTATGTGCAAGGGGCATTTCGCGGCAATTGCGGCGTGGTGGGGCTGGCACTGGCAGCGGGCATGTACGGTAACTATGGCATTTCAGCGGGTAGCCTGCTGCTAGGCGTGGTGATTGTGATGTACAACGCGTTTTCGGTTGTTGTCCTGGCGTTCTATCAACCGGGTCAGTCAACGGACTGGCGCAGCCTGTTAAAACACGTAGCCACCAACCCGCTGATTATTTCCGTGTTTGCGGCACTGCCTTTCACCGTGTTTGCGATCCCGTTACCCAGTTGGCTAATTACCTCAGGCGATTACTTTGCGTCTTTAACACTGCCGCTGGCATTGATTTGTATCGGTGCAACACTCTCAGTGTCGAGTATGCGTACCGGTAGCCAGGTGGCCCTAGGCTCAAGCTTGATGAAGATGGTGACAATGCCGGTGCTCTCCACCGTAGCGGCGTGGATGGTGGGTTTTTCGGGCGAGCAACTAGGTTTATTGTTCCTGTTCTTTGCCAGCCCAACCGCTGCGGCAAGCTTTGTAATGGTCAAAGCGATTGGGGGTAATGTGGCATTAGCGGCCAATATCATCGCGATCACCACACTCATGGCGAGCGTCACCGTGACGGTCGGCGTTTTTGCCTTACGCTTGCTGGGGTGGATTTAGCCTCCTCGGTGGCCCTGCCTAGGCTGACGCGTTATACTGCCGCCCGCTTATTTTAGAAAGCTTAAGTCCCTGTAGCTCAGTAGGATAGAGCAGCCGCCTCCTAAGCGGCAGGTCGCAGGTTCGACTCCTGCCAGGGACGCCATATCATTTATTCTAGTCTTCACTGCCACTTTTTTAATCCCCGCCGTTATGGTCTTTAGGCCGCATCCAGATTGGAATCCCTCCTCAGCTCGAAGCTTAAATGGCTGATCAGCGTCAGCCTGGGTATTAAGAAATCCCTATTTAATCCGTTCCCGCTTATACTCCGCTGCCAAAAAAATAAACGAAGGGAACGCAGGTGACTATCCGAGCAATAATATTAGTACTGGTGCTATGCTTCGCCGGGGCCGTGAGTGCTGAGCAGCCAGCGGTCGATTCAGAAACATGGATAACCCAAGCTGAGCTGCAAGTGAGTGAGGAGAACGCAGAGTGCGGTCTGGTTTTAGATACTCTTCCCACAGAGCTGGCCTTAGCCCAAGGCGGTTGCTGTAAAGTTTGCAGGAAGGGTAAAGCGTGCGGCAACACCTGCATCAGTCGCAGCTATACCTGCCATCAGCCAAGTGGCTGTGCTTGCGATGGATAGACACAGCACTGTGGTGTTTCCTAGGGACGCCATATCCCCACCAAAGTCGTTTTTCTTCATTTACATCTTCGTTTTGCTTTGTGATTTTCAGCGGCTGCCGTTTAAATGGCAGGCGTTAGCCATGCTCTGCGTCTAACGCTTACTCCGCTACTTACGGAAAGGACACTCCCCATGTTTTTCTCTAAACGCATTGTTCTAAACACACTTGTCGTGATGTTGGCGCTTATGCCGTCGGTGCTGTTGGCGCAGGATGCTCATATTGGCAGCGTGCGTACCGAGTTTCGTATGCTTGGGCCGAATAACACCATTGAAGTAGAGCGTTTTGATGACCCGAAGGTGCAGGGTATTTCCTGCTACATTTCCTACTCGCAGGTCGGCGGCATTTCCGGGGCGGTAGGGTTGGCTGAAGAGGCAAGTGAGGCCAGCGTGGTATGCCGGCAAACGGGAGAGATAGTGTTCGCCCCGGCTGACGTAGAGGAGCAAGAGGTGATTTTTACCCAGCGCCGCTCAGCATTGTTCAAAAATCTGCGCGTTGTTCGTATGCACGACACCGAAACGCAAACCTTTGTTTACCTTACCTACAGCACTCGGCTAGTGGATGGGTCGCCTAAAAATGCTATTACGGCCGTTCATTACGGTGATTGATAGTCAACGCTTCTGGCCTTGAAGCGGTTCAGGTCGGCTATGCGATATAAGAAAGTAGATATAACGGCGTAACGGAATAAGCGCCCCGTAGTAGGGCGCTTGGGTATGACGTTAACCGCCGAACTTTTCGTTTTCACCGAGGTTCGGCGTGGCGTCCTTTTTCAGGTTAGCTTTCGCAATTTCGTAAAGCTGGAAGGCTTTGCTCTCTTTTGACTTCCAGTGCTCGCCCATCTCCACTTTAATTTCCAGCAGCGCAACATCCGGGTCGTCTTTGCCTTCAGGGAACCAGGCTGCAATGAAAGAGTTCCAGTATTTCTCGATCAGGTCGCGATCATCGGTAAGGTTAGCTTTGCCGGAAAGCGAAACGTAAACGCCATCTTCTTGATCGGAAAAGCTAAGGCACACATCGTGATCTCTTTTGGCTTCAAACACCTTTTCGGCGCTGCGCCGAGTAAAAAACCATAGGGTGCCGTCGTACTCTTCTTGCACTAGGTGCATTGGCCGGGCGCGCGGGGTGTCGTTGTCTAGCGTCACCAGCATGCCAACTTTGATATCTTTGATCATCTTCCAGATCTTTTGCTTATGTTCAGGGCTGGACATAGCTTCACTCTCCTTATGAATTCAATACTGGCCTTGTGGATTCGATCTTGGCCTTATGATCAGGGTACTGCCCGCAGATACAGCTCATGCCTATCTACAAGAGCTGTACATCTACGAGACTGATTACAGCTTAGCTACCATTTTTGATAACAGCAAATGGCGGCATCAATAAGATAGCCATTGATAGCGTGCGGCGCTAAGGTAATGAATGAGTGTTCGAAACATAAAGGAGGCCGCCATGCGAATGATTTCAACGCCGGTAGAGGCAGGATGTAACGTTAAAAGGCTGATGCGTGATGGCCGCCAGGTTTTTTTAATGAGCGGTTTGCTGTTGCTGGCAGGTTGTGCAAGCGAGGGTGGGGGCGATAACACGCAAAACTACATGACCCAGCGTGCAGCTCAATACTGCGAAAGTATTGGCGGTGAGACGGAGGTTCAAGAAACCAGCTTGGGCACCGGACGATATTGCCGCTTACCCGATGGGCGAGTAGAAAATCAGGGGCAGCTCTATCGCAATGAGCGGATGGAGAATGACTGATCAGTGCTCGGTGCTACCAGTTTCAGCGTGTTTAAACTCAGAGGTCAGGAGCCAGAATTCAGGAGCCAGAGTTCAGGAGCCATAAACATGGCTATTTGAGCGTGCTGCTTTTTCTACGCCAAACGCTAATAGCAATGGCTAGTACGGCACAGGCTGCTGCTGGTAGCAGTACGTCGAGCGCTGAGTCGAGGGTCCAGCCGCGCCAAACGCCCTCGAACATGCCAACCGGTAATGTTTCACCCCATTCCCAGCCGCGTTGAATACCCAGCCGATATTCGTGCTGTGCAATCTCTCTTCCCAGTAGCAGCGCAATGGCGATAGAGCCTCCCACTCTCGCTGAGACTAGCCACAGCAAGGCGCACTGAATCAGCAACGCAATAATGACGTGCTCTAAATGTGTAATGTTCATGATGACGTCCCCTATGCGGCACTGTTTCGACTAACTGGTACTGAATATACAACGCCATTATTTTCGATGGATTGCCGATCTTGATAGCCGAACACGCTATGGTAGAGCTGCTTATCTAAAAAACGTTTCAATTCTAGGCAATGCTATGCGTCTTGATTACCAAGGCCCTTTACCTGAAATGGTGGGGTTTTTATTGTTACCGCAGTTTTCCATGATGGCTTTCTTCGCAGCGGTTGAGCCGTTACGGATCGCAAATCGTATTTCTGATCGCCCACTGTTTGATTGGACGCTGATTAGCGCTGACGGTGGGCCGGTAACGGCGTCGAACGGTATGACGTTAATGGCCGATCAATCAACTGGCCAGGTGCACCATTTGCCCTCACTGGCAGTGTGCAGCGGTTTCACGCCAGAAGCCCACCTTACTCGGCCCTTAATGGCATGGCTGCATCAGTTAGACCAGGCAGGCTGCTGCTTAGGCGGCATTGATACTGGAGCATTTTTGCTGGCATCCACCGGGTTGCTAACGCATGAACGGGTGGCGCTGCACTGGGAGAGCCTGCCTGCTTTTCGCGAACACTTCCCGGGTATCGAGACAACCGACGAACTGTACGAGCTGGGCGAGCGGCGTTTTTCCTGCGCGGGTGGGGCGGCCGCTATGGATATGGCGCTAGAGGTGATTGCGCGCCGCCATGGAGTTAAGCTGGCGATTGATGTTTCTGAGCAGCTAATTCACGACCGTATTCGAACACGTAGCGACCAGCAGCGCATGGCGTTGGTGAAGCGGCTAAGTACTCATAACCGGCACGTGGTAGAAGCGGTTGCGCTAATGGAGCAAAACATTGAAGAGCCGCTCAGCCTGGAAGAAGTAGCAAGCCGCGTTGAGGTATCGGTTCGCCAGTTGCAGCGCTTGTTTGAGCAAGAGCTAAGCATGACGCCTCGCCAGTGGTACTTGCAGCTACGCGTTAAACGCGCCAAGCGGCTGCTGGTCGAGACCGACTTAGCGGTACTGACGGTGGGGCTGGCCTGTGGGTTTAGTTCGTCATCAAGCTTTGCGCGCACGTTTCGTGCCCATTACGGCTACTCACCAAGAGCCGTTCGCAACTGATGATTTCCAACTCCGTCTCAGAAAAGCCCTTTATATAAGAAGTGGCGCCTTTTGGTTAGTAAACGTCGCTTCATGCTTAGTGACCTGTTAGGAGCAGCGCATACTGGTTTAATACAGTAAATAACATAATCCAGTTAATAAAAGGTTTAGCCTCATGTCTGACACTACCAAGTCGTTGTCGCTTACAGCGGGTTTTCTACTTTCTGCGTTCGCTGCCGCCCCAGCGATGGCGGAGCTTGATGAACTGCGCTTTGGCGTGCCGCCGTGGCCTGGCGTTACCGTGAAATCGGAAGTGGCTGCTCAACTACTTGAGACAATGGGGTATAAAACGCGCCAGCAAGATTTAGCCGTGAGCATTATTCTGGGCGGCTTGTCGCGTAATGATCTGGATATCTACTTAGGCGGCTGGTATCCCGTCCAGACCGACATGATCGAGCCCCTGGTGGCTGACGGAAAAGTAGAAAAAGTGGTTTCCAATATCAAAGGCGCTAATTCAGGGCTCGTCGTGCCGCAGTATGTTTATGATGCGGGGGTGACCACCGTGGCTGAGTTGGCCGAACATCGTGATCAGTTCGATGGCGAAATCCAAGGCATTGAAGCGGGCACCGGCATTAACGAGGCGATCCTTAACGCCATTGATAACGACATTGGAGGCCTGGGGGATTGGCAACTGAGTGAAAGCTCAACCTCGGCCATGCTGGCTCAAGCTGAACAAAAAATAGCCGATGAAGAGTGGGTGACGTTTGTCGGCTGGGAGCCTCACTGGATGAACGTGAGCTTCGATTTGGCGTATTTAGCCGATAGCGATGATGCAGGCGTGGCCTCAATCGAAAGCACCGTCTGGACAGTCACACCTGCCAGCCTGGCTGAGGAAGCCCCCGAGGTTCACCGTTTTTTGTCACAATACGTGATCGATATTGAAGACCAAAACGACTGGGTGCATGAGTATAGCTATGAAGAGCGTGCGGCGGATGATGTCGCGCAGGAGTGGATTAGTAACAACTTGGACACTGTAGCCCAATGGTTAGACGGCGTTAAAACCCGCGATGGCGAACCCGCCATTGATCAGGTGCGTGCGCAGTTCGGTTCTTAACGTATCGGTTGATCTTAAAACGGCTGATCTTAAAACGGTTGTTCTTAAAGCAGCGCCTTATTCATTCAGGCGCTGTTTTAGTTTAAGGCAAAAGTCCTGCCATGCCGCGCCCATTGCGGGCAGTTGCGATTGGGCGTGAAGGGCGGCGTGCACCATTTGCGGTGCACATCGATAGCCGACCGAAGCCCCTGCTTTACGCCAGTTAGTAACGGCAGCTTCCATTGGCAGCGTTAGCGGGTCGTGCGCTACCGTCAATACTTCAATGCAAGTGCCAGGAGGGCGTCGATCACCCTGATGTGCATTGATTTCTGGGCAGTATTTTCGAATGCCGAGTACGTCACTGCGTGACAGCAGCGGTGCATCTTCACCGAGATATTCCAGCAACAGTTCGCCAATCGGCGGGTAAATCAACCCTAACGCCGGTGCCTCGATAAGTGAATGCGCAAGGTCGAGAGTTAACCTCCCGCCGGCGCTGTCACCCACTAACGCGATAGGTTGAACGGCCGTTCGTACCGTTTGGCAGTCTGCCAACATAGTCGCGTAATCTACCTCTGGCGCCAGCCGATAGTTCACGCTGACCAATTCACGCCCTAACGCTTGAGCTAAGCTTACGGCGGTGCCGTGGTGGCTCTCCACTGAGCCGATGGTGAATCCGCCGCCATGGATAAACAGCACGCAGCCCGATGTTGGCCGTTGGGGAATAAAGCGGCGCACGCTAACGCCGCTCAAAACAGTATTTTCAATCCGCATTCCCGGCGGGTCAGGTGGAGCGAACGTGCGGCAAAGCTTATCGTAGGCGCTGCGCGCTTGTGGCAAGGGCAGCTCCTCCATTGCAGCCAGCCCTTCGCTAAAGCGCTCAATAAAGGCGTCTACGTTCATCTTTATTGTCCCTATTAGCGTCGTAATCCTTAGCGTCGAATGCCAATGGTGCGGCCAGCAAGTTCCGGCCAGGCATCGCTGCTTGCCCGTGGCAGTGCTGCTACAAGATGCGCGACCGCGTCTGGAAACGGGCTTGATCGCCCAGAGTCCTGTGCCATGCCCATCAGCATTTGTTCGCTGGTCGCCAGTAGGTTGCCCGCATCGTCTAGCATGGCAAAAAACACGTGCAGACGTTTTGCATCGTTATCGAGTAGCGTCAGTTCTATCTTAAGCGATTGGCCTTGATGGGCCTCGCGCCGATAGCAAAGGTGGGTTTCCAGGGTATAAGTCGTGTAGCCATAGTGCTCACGGCCCGCTTCATCTAAGCCTATGTGGTCTATCAGCGATTCGCAGGCTTGGGAAAAGACGCGGGCGTACTCCGCGTCGTTCATGTGTCCGTTGTAGTCGACCCACTCGGGGGCAACGTGGGTTTCATGGATGATCATTAAATGCGTCCCTTTAGTCCTTCGGCTTCCGGCCAATATTTTTGCACTACTTCCAGCAGCTCGACTAAAAAGTCATCCCGACGCCGGTCC
This DNA window, taken from Vreelandella profundi, encodes the following:
- a CDS encoding ABC transporter substrate-binding protein, which produces MSDTTKSLSLTAGFLLSAFAAAPAMAELDELRFGVPPWPGVTVKSEVAAQLLETMGYKTRQQDLAVSIILGGLSRNDLDIYLGGWYPVQTDMIEPLVADGKVEKVVSNIKGANSGLVVPQYVYDAGVTTVAELAEHRDQFDGEIQGIEAGTGINEAILNAIDNDIGGLGDWQLSESSTSAMLAQAEQKIADEEWVTFVGWEPHWMNVSFDLAYLADSDDAGVASIESTVWTVTPASLAEEAPEVHRFLSQYVIDIEDQNDWVHEYSYEERAADDVAQEWISNNLDTVAQWLDGVKTRDGEPAIDQVRAQFGS
- a CDS encoding thioesterase family protein, giving the protein MIIHETHVAPEWVDYNGHMNDAEYARVFSQACESLIDHIGLDEAGREHYGYTTYTLETHLCYRREAHQGQSLKIELTLLDNDAKRLHVFFAMLDDAGNLLATSEQMLMGMAQDSGRSSPFPDAVAHLVAALPRASSDAWPELAGRTIGIRR
- a CDS encoding GlxA family transcriptional regulator gives rise to the protein MRLDYQGPLPEMVGFLLLPQFSMMAFFAAVEPLRIANRISDRPLFDWTLISADGGPVTASNGMTLMADQSTGQVHHLPSLAVCSGFTPEAHLTRPLMAWLHQLDQAGCCLGGIDTGAFLLASTGLLTHERVALHWESLPAFREHFPGIETTDELYELGERRFSCAGGAAAMDMALEVIARRHGVKLAIDVSEQLIHDRIRTRSDQQRMALVKRLSTHNRHVVEAVALMEQNIEEPLSLEEVASRVEVSVRQLQRLFEQELSMTPRQWYLQLRVKRAKRLLVETDLAVLTVGLACGFSSSSSFARTFRAHYGYSPRAVRN
- a CDS encoding alpha/beta hydrolase fold domain-containing protein; protein product: MNVDAFIERFSEGLAAMEELPLPQARSAYDKLCRTFAPPDPPGMRIENTVLSGVSVRRFIPQRPTSGCVLFIHGGGFTIGSVESHHGTAVSLAQALGRELVSVNYRLAPEVDYATMLADCQTVRTAVQPIALVGDSAGGRLTLDLAHSLIEAPALGLIYPPIGELLLEYLGEDAPLLSRSDVLGIRKYCPEINAHQGDRRPPGTCIEVLTVAHDPLTLPMEAAVTNWRKAGASVGYRCAPQMVHAALHAQSQLPAMGAAWQDFCLKLKQRLNE